From one candidate division KSB1 bacterium genomic stretch:
- a CDS encoding NAD(P)/FAD-dependent oxidoreductase, which yields MDIRDLTIIGGGPTGLAAVFRAGMHEATARIIEVLPNLGGQMTALYPEKFVFDVFGLPKILARDLAKNLEAQAFQFNPEIHLGELATNLRYVDTDRKSSADILSAPQKRGATDGAKLIEVTTAQGVYLSRAVIITSGNGIITPRKLPNERADEFEGKGILYAVQRKEDFRNKRVVIVGSGDSAADWVLNLAEVAAEITMIHRSNDFAAHPASVREIMQLASRGRVKVYTSTIIDELHGNEHLEAITIRDWRQNQHRLELDVLLPMIGFKINLGPIANWGIELEDKHIKVDSRMRTNLAGVFAAGDVATFPGKIKLIATGFAEAAMAVKSALEHIHPEEKVKVTYSSTSGLPAARV from the coding sequence ATGGACATTCGCGATCTCACAATTATCGGCGGCGGGCCGACGGGATTGGCCGCGGTGTTTCGTGCGGGCATGCACGAGGCCACGGCACGCATCATCGAGGTGCTCCCCAATCTCGGCGGCCAGATGACGGCGCTTTATCCGGAGAAATTCGTTTTCGACGTCTTCGGCTTGCCCAAAATTCTGGCGCGCGATTTGGCGAAAAATCTGGAAGCGCAGGCGTTTCAGTTCAATCCCGAAATCCATCTTGGCGAGCTGGCCACCAATTTGCGTTACGTCGACACCGATCGGAAAAGTAGCGCAGACATCCTGTCTGCCCCGCAAAAGCGGGGCGCTACCGATGGCGCAAAGCTCATCGAAGTGACAACAGCGCAAGGCGTGTATCTCTCGCGCGCCGTGATCATCACCAGTGGCAACGGCATCATCACGCCGCGCAAATTGCCCAACGAGCGCGCCGATGAGTTCGAGGGCAAAGGCATCTTGTACGCCGTGCAGCGCAAGGAAGATTTTCGCAACAAGCGCGTTGTCATTGTTGGCAGCGGCGATTCGGCGGCGGACTGGGTGCTGAACCTGGCCGAGGTGGCCGCCGAGATAACGATGATCCATCGCTCGAACGATTTTGCCGCACACCCTGCCAGTGTGCGTGAGATTATGCAGCTCGCCAGCCGCGGCCGCGTGAAGGTTTACACTTCGACGATCATCGACGAGCTGCACGGCAATGAGCATCTCGAAGCCATCACGATTCGCGATTGGCGGCAGAACCAGCACCGGCTCGAGCTCGATGTGCTGCTGCCGATGATCGGCTTCAAAATCAATCTCGGCCCCATCGCGAATTGGGGCATCGAGCTGGAAGACAAGCACATCAAAGTCGATTCCCGCATGCGCACCAATCTCGCCGGCGTGTTTGCTGCCGGCGATGTGGCGACCTTCCCGGGCAAAATCAAGCTCATCGCCACCGGCTTTGCCGAAGCGGCGATGGCGGTGAAAAGCGCGCTGGAGCATATCCATCCCGAAGAAAAAGTGAAAGTCACTTACAGCAGCACGAGCGGCTTGCCGGCGGCGAGGGTTTGA
- a CDS encoding sulfurtransferase TusA family protein: MTIVISQRVDCRGMFGPMQVVALRRAINALPVGHVLELISCDPHAPADFPAWCRCTGHEMLDVSRRGNEYSFYIRKSF, encoded by the coding sequence ATGACCATTGTGATTAGCCAACGTGTCGATTGTCGGGGAATGTTTGGGCCGATGCAAGTCGTGGCGTTGCGACGGGCGATCAATGCCCTGCCGGTTGGGCACGTGTTGGAACTGATTTCGTGCGACCCGCATGCGCCCGCGGATTTTCCGGCGTGGTGCCGATGCACGGGGCATGAAATGCTCGACGTCTCTCGGCGCGGCAATGAATACAGTTTCTACATTCGCAAATCTTTTTAG
- a CDS encoding sulfurtransferase TusA family protein: protein MAEVKPDQTLDCAGLLCPMPVVKTRKVIKEMQVGQILEMIATDPGSIPDMEAWAKQTQHELLLAQKEDGGKFRFLIKKTH, encoded by the coding sequence ATGGCTGAAGTGAAACCCGACCAAACTTTGGATTGCGCCGGCTTGCTGTGCCCGATGCCGGTGGTCAAAACGCGAAAGGTGATCAAGGAGATGCAGGTTGGGCAGATTCTCGAGATGATCGCCACGGATCCCGGCTCCATACCCGACATGGAAGCCTGGGCGAAACAAACGCAACATGAGCTGCTCCTGGCGCAAAAAGAAGACGGGGGGAAGTTTCGTTTTCTCATTAAAAAAACACACTGA
- a CDS encoding DsrE/DsrF/DrsH-like family protein gives MSQENGKRRLALIASKGTLDWAYPPFILASAAASMDWEVGVFFTFYGLPLLKKKLGAAVSPVGNPAMPMKMPFGPKAFQNINWPMPNLLMSNLPGFETVATSLMKQTFKKKGVATIQELREACVEMNVRLIGCQMTMDVFGFKKEDFIPQAEIGGAATFLEYAADADVSLFI, from the coding sequence ATGTCGCAAGAAAATGGCAAACGTCGGTTGGCGTTGATCGCCAGCAAAGGCACACTGGATTGGGCGTATCCGCCGTTCATCCTTGCCAGCGCCGCGGCTTCGATGGATTGGGAAGTCGGTGTCTTCTTCACCTTCTATGGCTTGCCGCTCTTGAAGAAAAAACTCGGCGCCGCCGTTTCCCCGGTCGGCAACCCAGCCATGCCCATGAAAATGCCTTTTGGGCCGAAAGCTTTCCAGAACATCAACTGGCCGATGCCCAACCTGCTGATGTCCAACCTGCCCGGTTTCGAAACCGTCGCGACCAGCCTGATGAAACAGACCTTCAAAAAGAAGGGCGTTGCCACGATACAAGAGTTGCGCGAAGCTTGCGTCGAAATGAATGTGCGTCTCATCGGCTGCCAGATGACGATGGATGTTTTTGGTTTCAAGAAGGAGGATTTCATTCCGCAAGCGGAAATCGGTGGCGCCGCGACGTTTCTCGAATATGCGGCGGATGCGGATGTGAGCTTGTTTATTTAG
- a CDS encoding DsrE family protein yields MIDGEGKKILVIQTHGVETPRRTYSPLFYAMAAAAMEMDVMVWFTMDGTNQLKKGEAEKVQLDPTSDVTLKTMLEQTMDSGVKLRVCQQSMALWNMTKEDLIPGVEILGATSIIDLALEADHVMYF; encoded by the coding sequence GTGATTGACGGCGAAGGCAAAAAAATTCTGGTGATTCAAACCCATGGCGTGGAAACCCCGCGACGCACTTATTCTCCGCTCTTTTATGCAATGGCGGCAGCGGCGATGGAAATGGACGTCATGGTGTGGTTCACCATGGACGGCACCAATCAGCTCAAAAAAGGCGAAGCCGAAAAAGTCCAGCTCGATCCCACCAGCGACGTGACGCTGAAAACCATGCTCGAGCAGACGATGGACTCCGGTGTCAAGCTGCGCGTCTGCCAGCAGAGCATGGCGCTGTGGAATATGACCAAAGAAGATTTGATCCCCGGCGTCGAAATACTCGGCGCCACCAGCATCATCGATCTGGCGCTGGAAGCGGATCACGTGATGTATTTTTAG
- the gcvH gene encoding glycine cleavage system protein GcvH has protein sequence MPDKEEIRGCAIRKDLYYRVEDHTWVKVNDDDTVLVGMTDVAQNMAGPLLHAKAKGAGTKRDKGKPIATVESGKWVGPVKAPISGEIIEVNPKVAQDAKLINQSPYNEGWIVKMKPTNLQAELAEMQTGDAAVEAYRQKIEKEDLKACVHVEGFEA, from the coding sequence ATGCCCGATAAAGAAGAAATTCGCGGCTGCGCGATCCGCAAAGATCTTTATTATCGCGTTGAAGATCACACCTGGGTGAAAGTCAACGATGACGACACGGTTCTCGTCGGCATGACCGATGTGGCGCAAAACATGGCCGGACCGTTGCTTCATGCCAAAGCCAAGGGCGCCGGCACCAAGCGTGACAAAGGCAAACCGATTGCTACCGTGGAAAGCGGCAAGTGGGTCGGCCCAGTGAAAGCCCCTATCTCTGGTGAGATCATCGAAGTCAATCCCAAAGTCGCGCAGGATGCCAAACTCATCAACCAAAGTCCCTACAACGAGGGCTGGATTGTAAAAATGAAGCCCACCAACCTGCAAGCCGAGCTGGCCGAGATGCAAACCGGGGACGCGGCGGTGGAGGCATACCGCCAAAAAATCGAAAAGGAAGATTTAAAGGCGTGCGTGCATGTGGAAGGTTTTGAGGCTTGA
- a CDS encoding 4Fe-4S dicluster domain-containing protein, which produces MALDLSGKKYAQVSYEEKERLFNEVKADLRYEEYLYGCYECGICVAACPSARFYDFSPRKIAQAVAREDIDLVYTLMNDSIWDCSQCFSCDRCPRKNSPGGIITIMREVAVKNGLASAQAALEGYGRVVYKIMSTGTQVSPDMLQPSAFPDWGPHVKEISNNLDVWRRALPPETLHTTETGWQVDDKTLIELYLIWHMTGVMDMIKEVDEGLFMILQDVMEERLEEAGYDVSFE; this is translated from the coding sequence ATGGCTCTCGATTTATCCGGCAAAAAATACGCACAGGTCTCCTACGAAGAAAAAGAGCGGCTCTTCAATGAAGTCAAAGCCGACTTGCGCTATGAAGAATATTTGTACGGTTGCTACGAATGTGGCATCTGCGTGGCGGCGTGTCCCTCGGCGCGGTTTTATGATTTCAGCCCGCGCAAAATTGCGCAGGCGGTCGCGCGCGAGGACATCGATCTCGTCTACACGTTGATGAATGACAGTATTTGGGATTGCTCGCAATGTTTCTCCTGTGATCGCTGCCCGCGCAAAAATTCTCCCGGCGGCATCATCACCATCATGCGCGAAGTCGCGGTGAAGAACGGCCTCGCCAGCGCGCAAGCCGCGCTCGAAGGCTACGGCCGCGTGGTTTACAAAATCATGTCCACCGGCACGCAAGTCTCTCCCGACATGCTGCAACCCAGCGCCTTTCCGGATTGGGGCCCGCACGTCAAGGAAATCTCCAACAACCTCGACGTCTGGCGCCGCGCCCTGCCGCCGGAAACACTTCACACCACCGAAACCGGCTGGCAGGTTGACGACAAGACGCTTATTGAATTGTACCTCATCTGGCACATGACCGGCGTCATGGACATGATCAAAGAAGTCGATGAAGGCTTGTTCATGATTTTGCAGGATGTGATGGAAGAACGGCTGGAAGAAGCAGGATACGATGTCAGCTTTGAATAA
- a CDS encoding heterodisulfide reductase-related iron-sulfur binding cluster: protein MIPSEALISKAKDRQFTRDPERAPTEDFHDILFDLEKEGEWEVQRVPEPYVEVETKYGRKKKIPLQHTWHHKSCGQCGHIPGYSTSIFWINRKLGFDYIDPTDQTSCTAWNYYASATSNAAAQAAVAMRNFAAAAETSYFPIIHCGTSFGHYKETRQQLIHSPELRRQVRDILKRLGKKFVIPEEIVHYSEWVHAVRDRIAEHQTRNMSMIRATVHPACHYHKLIAEDAVYDPEIYGAQRSAIITGTLKAIGVEVADYSTWFDCCGFGFRHILVSRDFSRSFATMRKIEVMKEEANPDVTVTHDTGCVTTLDQSQFAAQAHNRNVGVPVMSDSQIAALAMGAHPYKVLQLHWHSTDNKPFLQKVGIDTDKAWQEFEAAVEKLKSGEQQYLTWEDADA from the coding sequence ATGATCCCAAGCGAGGCTTTAATCTCCAAAGCCAAAGATCGCCAGTTCACCCGCGATCCCGAGCGCGCGCCGACGGAAGATTTCCACGACATTCTCTTCGATCTCGAAAAAGAAGGCGAGTGGGAAGTGCAGCGCGTGCCGGAGCCGTATGTTGAAGTCGAAACCAAATATGGCCGCAAGAAAAAAATTCCGCTGCAGCACACCTGGCATCACAAAAGCTGCGGCCAATGCGGACACATCCCCGGCTATTCCACCTCGATTTTCTGGATCAACCGCAAGCTCGGTTTCGATTACATCGATCCGACCGATCAGACCTCCTGCACGGCGTGGAATTATTATGCCTCGGCCACATCCAACGCCGCGGCGCAAGCGGCGGTGGCCATGCGCAATTTCGCGGCAGCGGCGGAGACGAGTTACTTTCCGATTATCCATTGCGGCACCAGCTTTGGCCATTATAAAGAAACACGGCAGCAATTGATTCACAGCCCGGAGTTGCGCCGGCAGGTGCGTGACATCCTCAAACGCCTCGGCAAAAAATTCGTCATTCCCGAAGAGATCGTGCATTACAGCGAATGGGTGCATGCAGTACGCGATCGCATTGCCGAGCACCAAACGCGCAACATGAGCATGATCCGCGCCACCGTGCATCCCGCCTGTCATTATCACAAACTCATTGCCGAAGATGCGGTTTACGATCCGGAAATTTACGGCGCGCAGCGTTCCGCCATCATTACCGGCACGCTGAAAGCCATCGGCGTCGAAGTGGCCGATTATTCGACGTGGTTTGATTGCTGCGGCTTCGGCTTTCGTCACATTTTGGTTTCGCGCGATTTCTCGCGTTCGTTCGCGACGATGCGCAAGATCGAAGTGATGAAAGAAGAAGCCAACCCCGACGTTACCGTGACGCACGACACCGGCTGCGTCACCACGCTGGATCAAAGCCAGTTTGCAGCACAGGCGCACAATCGCAACGTCGGCGTTCCGGTGATGTCGGACTCGCAGATCGCGGCGCTGGCGATGGGCGCGCATCCCTACAAAGTTTTGCAGTTGCATTGGCACAGCACCGATAACAAACCTTTTTTGCAGAAAGTCGGCATCGACACCGACAAAGCGTGGCAGGAATTTGAAGCCGCGGTTGAAAAACTCAAAAGTGGCGAGCAACAATATCTCACCTGGGAAGACGCAGATGCCTGA
- a CDS encoding FAD-dependent oxidoreductase has product MPEQPILIIGGGPAGMEAARAIADLGYHAILVEKRNRLGGTPDEAGYAALTPDFRNAGEAMAEMAARIENNPFVNLKLNSTVTAASGSVGNFEVTIQNGQASEKINAGAVIIATGFQHFDPGRETQQYGYYEFDDVITLVDLEKMLRAHNVVRPSNGKPPERLCFIQCVGSRDRQIGNEYCSKVCCGIASKEAIEVRQQLPNCKVFIFYIDMRMYGYWENQIYWPAQEKYKVNYVKGIVTEVLKKGDRLLIRGEDTTMGRPMEIPMDIVVLSVGMEPSAGTCELAKIFGVQQNKYKFIETLGGALDTVTTSVEGVFACGAATGPADLEDSVSSAAAAAMKAIAAVRKHRPLE; this is encoded by the coding sequence ATGCCTGAACAACCCATTTTGATCATCGGCGGCGGCCCGGCCGGCATGGAAGCGGCGCGCGCCATTGCTGATCTTGGCTATCACGCCATTCTTGTGGAAAAACGCAATCGCCTCGGCGGCACGCCCGACGAAGCGGGATACGCTGCGCTCACGCCGGATTTTCGCAACGCCGGTGAAGCGATGGCGGAGATGGCGGCGCGGATTGAAAACAATCCGTTCGTAAATCTTAAACTCAATTCGACGGTTACCGCTGCGAGCGGCAGTGTTGGCAATTTTGAAGTAACGATTCAAAATGGTCAAGCTTCGGAAAAAATCAATGCCGGCGCGGTGATTATTGCCACCGGCTTTCAACATTTCGATCCCGGCCGCGAGACGCAACAGTACGGTTATTACGAGTTCGACGACGTGATCACGCTGGTCGATCTCGAAAAAATGCTGAGGGCGCACAACGTGGTGCGGCCTTCCAACGGCAAGCCGCCGGAGCGGCTGTGCTTCATTCAATGTGTCGGCTCACGCGACCGGCAGATCGGCAACGAATATTGCTCGAAAGTCTGCTGCGGCATTGCTTCGAAAGAAGCCATCGAAGTGCGCCAGCAATTGCCGAACTGCAAAGTTTTCATTTTCTATATCGACATGCGCATGTACGGCTATTGGGAAAATCAAATTTATTGGCCGGCGCAGGAGAAGTACAAAGTCAACTACGTCAAAGGCATCGTCACCGAAGTTTTGAAGAAGGGCGACCGGCTGCTGATTCGCGGCGAAGATACGACGATGGGACGCCCGATGGAAATTCCGATGGACATCGTTGTGCTCTCCGTCGGCATGGAACCCAGTGCCGGCACGTGCGAGCTGGCGAAGATCTTTGGCGTGCAGCAAAACAAGTACAAATTCATCGAAACCCTCGGCGGCGCGCTCGATACTGTCACCACCAGCGTTGAAGGCGTGTTTGCCTGCGGCGCTGCCACCGGCCCGGCAGATTTGGAAGATTCAGTGTCATCGGCTGCCGCTGCCGCGATGAAAGCGATCGCCGCGGTGCGGAAACACCGCCCATTGGAGTGA
- a CDS encoding (Fe-S)-binding protein, with protein MGSLLTVDKERILEKEHVVQEGLDISGHWNRMFEQRVIWDYTPELIEKVTALEGGESFGWCYQCAQCVPVCPVDIVGDYGPRKIFRRVQSGVDLFNSPDLWQCTTCMNCLRVCPKEVNMIQIMPAVREQAVLNGYVPKELQTMFQNCAEYGNPLGESPKKRADWTKTAGVPVPIMAQIKKPVDVLWFVSDYPSYHKRGIDASKALARVLNALGVDFGILGIEEKCDGDSQRLAGEPGLFEELATHNIKMFKKYKFNKIVVTDPHALNAFRKEYPKLGGQFEVEHYTTFLASKLDQLQPMLKKEINYKVTFHDPCYLGRHNGEFESPRKLLRAIPGLEFTEMWRCKENGYCCGGGGGGMWLDGFMADHVVERLSERRVREAVETGAEVLAICCPYEVSRFEDAVKSTGNEGKLIVRDIVELLDEAMRE; from the coding sequence ATGGGTTCACTTCTCACCGTTGACAAGGAACGAATCTTAGAAAAAGAGCACGTCGTGCAGGAGGGCCTGGACATCTCCGGCCATTGGAACCGCATGTTCGAGCAGCGGGTGATTTGGGATTACACGCCGGAGCTGATCGAGAAAGTCACGGCACTGGAGGGCGGCGAGTCGTTTGGCTGGTGCTATCAATGCGCGCAGTGCGTGCCGGTGTGTCCGGTGGACATCGTCGGTGATTATGGCCCGCGCAAGATTTTCCGCAGGGTCCAGTCCGGCGTGGATTTGTTCAACAGTCCGGATTTGTGGCAATGCACCACCTGCATGAACTGCCTGCGCGTTTGCCCGAAGGAAGTGAACATGATCCAAATCATGCCGGCGGTGCGCGAGCAGGCGGTGCTCAATGGCTACGTGCCGAAAGAGCTGCAAACCATGTTTCAAAACTGCGCCGAGTATGGCAACCCGCTCGGCGAATCGCCCAAGAAGCGCGCGGATTGGACGAAGACTGCCGGCGTGCCGGTGCCGATCATGGCGCAGATCAAAAAGCCGGTTGACGTGCTCTGGTTCGTGAGCGATTATCCGAGTTATCACAAGCGCGGCATAGATGCCTCCAAAGCGTTGGCGCGCGTGCTCAATGCGCTCGGCGTGGACTTCGGCATTCTCGGCATCGAGGAAAAATGCGATGGCGACTCGCAGCGGCTTGCCGGCGAGCCTGGCTTGTTTGAAGAACTGGCGACACACAACATCAAAATGTTCAAGAAGTACAAATTCAACAAGATCGTCGTCACCGATCCCCATGCGCTCAACGCCTTCCGCAAAGAATATCCCAAACTCGGCGGCCAATTTGAAGTCGAGCATTACACCACCTTTCTCGCCTCCAAGCTCGATCAACTTCAGCCGATGCTCAAAAAAGAAATCAACTACAAAGTCACGTTTCACGATCCGTGTTATCTTGGCCGGCACAACGGTGAGTTCGAATCGCCGCGCAAGCTGCTGCGTGCCATTCCTGGACTCGAGTTCACCGAGATGTGGCGCTGCAAAGAAAATGGCTACTGTTGCGGCGGCGGAGGCGGTGGCATGTGGCTGGATGGCTTCATGGCGGATCATGTGGTCGAGCGTCTCTCCGAACGCCGCGTGCGCGAGGCGGTCGAAACCGGCGCCGAAGTGCTCGCGATTTGCTGCCCGTATGAAGTCTCGCGTTTCGAAGATGCCGTGAAATCCACCGGCAACGAAGGGAAGTTGATCGTGCGGGATATCGTGGAGTTGTTGGATGAGGCGATGCGGGAATAA
- a CDS encoding electron transfer flavoprotein subunit beta/FixA family protein: protein MNLIVPIKQVPDLVEELEINEEGTDLNRDAVKYKINEFDDHALEEALQLKAEVGGTVTVLALDGEETDKILYTAIAKGADKGVKVTGDFTGGVATHVAAKAMANVIGNMPYDLILTGVQAVDDRDGQMGVLLANYLGVPHVSVVTGVKVDGGKAVVYKEYSGGVMAEFEVDLPAVLGIQAARETPRYVAVSRVRQVQKEATLEEVDAGDIAVDAGSSVRRMMKPEKGSRAEMIEGSPEGIADKIIALLKEKGLKK, encoded by the coding sequence ATGAACCTCATCGTCCCCATCAAACAAGTCCCCGATCTCGTTGAGGAATTGGAGATCAATGAAGAGGGAACCGATTTGAATCGCGACGCGGTCAAATATAAAATCAACGAATTTGATGATCACGCGCTCGAAGAAGCGCTGCAACTCAAAGCCGAAGTTGGCGGTACGGTCACGGTGCTCGCGCTCGATGGCGAGGAAACCGATAAGATACTCTACACTGCCATCGCCAAAGGCGCGGATAAAGGCGTGAAAGTCACCGGCGATTTTACGGGCGGCGTTGCCACTCATGTTGCGGCGAAAGCGATGGCCAACGTCATCGGCAATATGCCTTATGATTTGATACTCACCGGCGTGCAGGCGGTTGATGATCGCGACGGCCAAATGGGTGTGCTGCTGGCCAACTATCTCGGCGTGCCGCACGTGAGCGTCGTTACCGGCGTCAAAGTCGATGGCGGCAAAGCCGTCGTGTATAAAGAATATTCCGGCGGCGTGATGGCCGAGTTTGAAGTTGATCTGCCCGCGGTGTTGGGCATCCAGGCCGCGCGCGAAACGCCGCGTTATGTTGCCGTGAGCCGCGTGCGGCAGGTTCAAAAAGAGGCAACGTTGGAGGAGGTCGATGCCGGTGATATCGCAGTTGATGCCGGCTCCAGTGTTCGTCGCATGATGAAACCGGAAAAAGGCTCGCGCGCTGAAATGATCGAAGGCAGCCCGGAGGGAATCGCGGACAAGATTATTGCGCTTTTAAAAGAGAAAGGACTGAAGAAGTGA
- a CDS encoding electron transfer flavoprotein subunit alpha/FixB family protein: MSQDIFVVAEHLKDKLADVTFEMLSKGRELADAKGGNLTAVLLGNGVKNLAGEMGIANQVIVVEHANLENFNPETYGTALAEVVKAKSPAVTLVANSSMGMDLAAALSVKTNLPLVAYAIDVKTEDGSLIATSQLYGGKLNVESQFSAEGAVVSMLAGASSADKGRAAGSPAVEDFTPPASLNSPRVRFKKLLEPEGGDVDITTKEILVSVGRGIQNADNIPQMQELADALGAALCCSRPIVDSKWLPKTRQVGKSGVKVKPKFYLALGISGAPEHIEGMKDAELIVAINADPNAPIFDYAHYGVVGDLFDVVPALMAKAKS; this comes from the coding sequence ATGAGCCAAGATATTTTCGTTGTTGCAGAGCATCTCAAAGACAAGCTCGCCGATGTGACGTTTGAAATGCTCAGCAAAGGCCGCGAGCTGGCCGATGCCAAAGGCGGAAATCTCACTGCTGTACTGTTGGGTAATGGCGTCAAAAATCTGGCCGGCGAGATGGGCATTGCCAACCAGGTGATCGTTGTTGAGCATGCCAATTTGGAAAATTTCAACCCGGAAACCTACGGCACCGCTTTGGCTGAAGTTGTCAAAGCCAAATCGCCGGCAGTGACGCTCGTCGCGAATTCTTCGATGGGCATGGATCTCGCCGCGGCGCTTTCGGTTAAAACCAATTTGCCGTTAGTGGCTTACGCCATTGACGTGAAAACCGAAGACGGTTCGCTCATCGCCACCAGCCAGCTTTACGGCGGCAAGCTGAATGTGGAATCACAATTTTCTGCGGAAGGCGCGGTCGTCAGCATGCTGGCAGGCGCATCATCGGCAGACAAAGGCCGCGCCGCTGGTTCGCCCGCCGTTGAAGATTTTACTCCCCCGGCTTCGCTCAATTCGCCCAGGGTGCGTTTCAAAAAATTGCTTGAACCCGAGGGCGGTGACGTCGACATCACCACCAAAGAAATTCTCGTCAGCGTCGGGCGCGGCATTCAAAACGCCGACAACATTCCACAGATGCAGGAGTTGGCTGATGCCCTCGGCGCCGCGCTCTGCTGCTCGCGCCCGATTGTCGACAGCAAGTGGCTGCCAAAGACGCGGCAAGTCGGCAAATCCGGCGTGAAAGTCAAACCGAAATTTTATCTCGCCCTCGGCATCAGCGGCGCGCCGGAGCACATCGAAGGCATGAAAGACGCCGAGCTGATTGTTGCCATCAACGCCGATCCCAACGCGCCGATTTTTGATTATGCGCATTACGGCGTGGTTGGCGATCTTTTTGATGTTGTGCCGGCGTTGATGGCGAAGGCCAAAAGCTGA